One Hippoglossus stenolepis isolate QCI-W04-F060 chromosome 9, HSTE1.2, whole genome shotgun sequence genomic region harbors:
- the star gene encoding steroidogenic acute regulatory protein, mitochondrial: MLPATFKLCAGISYRHMRNMTGLRKNALVAFHHELSRLAGPGPTNWINNVRRRSSLLSSRIKEENGYSEEEMSYVKQGENALQKAINILGEQDGWTTETVAANGDKVLSKVLPDIGKVFKLEVMLEQHPDNLYEELVGNIEQMGEWNPNVKQVKILQKIGKDTMVTHEMSGETPGNVVGPRDFVSVRCVKRRGSACFLAGMSTHHPKMPEQRGVVRAENGPTCIVMKPCAEDPNKTKFTWLLSLDLKGWIPKTIINKVLSQTQVDFANHLRQRMANNVSMEMAHAC, translated from the exons atgctgCCTGCAACCTTCAAACTGTGTGCTGGCATCTCTTACCGGCATATGAGAAACATGACGG gtTTGAGGAAGAATGCCTTGGTGGCCTTTCACCATGAGCTGAGCAGACTGGCAGGTCCAGGCCCCACTAACTGGATCAACAATGTTCGCAGACGAAGCTCCCTGCTCA GTTCTCGGATTAAAGAGGAGAATGGATACAGCGAGGAGGAGATGTCTTATGTGAAGCAGGGTGAGAATGCTCTGCAGAAGGCCATCAACATCCTCGGCGAGCAGGACGGCTGGACCACTGAAACTGTTGCT GCAAACGGAGACAAAGTCCTGAGTAAGGTGTTGCCTGACATCGGGAAGGTGTTCAAGCTGGAGGTGATGCTGGAGCAACATCCTGACAACCTTTATGAGGAGCTGGTGGGGAACATTGAGCAAATGGGGGAGTGGAACCCTAATGTCAAACAAGTCAAG ATCCTCCAAAAGATCGGCAAGGACACCATGGTGACTCATGAGATGTCTGGGGAGACGCCCGGCAACGTTGTGGGACCAAGGGACTTTGTCAGCGTCCGCTGTGTGAAACGCAGAGGCTCCGCCTGCTTCCTGGCTGGGATGTCCACTCATCATCCAAAAATGCCCGAGCAGAGGGGGGTAGTCCG GGCGGAGAATGGGCCTACCTGTATAGTTATGAAGCCGTGTGCTGAAGACCCGAATAAGACCAAGTTCACCTGGTTACTGAGTCTAGACCTAAAG GGCTGGATCCCAAAGACAATCATAAACAAAGTGCTCTCTCAGACGCAGGTGGACTTTGCCAACCACCTCAGGCAAAGGATGGCTAATAATGTTTCTATGGAGATGGCTCATGCCTGCTGA
- the grk5l gene encoding G protein-coupled receptor kinase 5, giving the protein MELENIVANTVLLKAREGGGGKRKGRSKKWKEILRFPHISQCTELGNSIERDYVSFCEKQPIGRLLFRLYCETRPKLQRCIQLLDAMEDYEVTPDEKRKSRGNQIIKTFLSEQSPQRVDIAEVFADQCRENLELSPCKEIFSNCRKVVHDYLSGAPFADYQNSMHFDRFLQWKMLERQPITKDTFRQYRVLGKGGFGEVCACQVRATGKMYACKKLEKKRIKKRKGESMAFNEKQILEKVNSRFVVSLAYAYETKDALCLVLTIMNGGDLKFHIYNMGTPGFEKDRVQFYAAQICCGLEDLHRECIVYRDLKPENILLDDNGHIRISDLGLAIKVPKGDLIRGRVGTVGYMAPEVINNEKYGMSPDCWGLGCLVYEMTAGRSPFRARKERVKREEVERRVQEEEEEYSDKFTEDTKAVCRLLLTKDPKQRLGCQADGAAGVKAHSFFKNINFKRLEAGIVEPPFVPDPRAVYCKDVLDIEQFSTVKGVNLDQTDNDFYSKFTTGCVSIPWQNEMIETECFRDLNVFGPQGTRPPDLDWNQPPEPPRRSLLDRIFRRHHPEVSISHSRVQSSSVNSVDSMSNSAP; this is encoded by the exons ATGGAGCTGGAGAATATAGTAGCCAACACTGTACTGCTCAAAGCCAGAGAGG gtggaggaggaaagcgCAAAGGGCGGAGCAAAAAATGGAAGGAGATCCTTCGCTTCCCCCATATAAGCCAGTGCACTGAGCTGGGAAACAGCATCG AGAGGGACTATGTCAGCTTCTGTGAGAAACAGCCCATTGGAAGGCTCCTCTTCCGTCTTTACTGTGAGACCAGACCTAAACTGCAACGATGCATCCAGCTACTGGACGCGATG gaAGACTATGAGGTGACACCTGATGAAAAACGAAAAAGCAGAGGAAACCAGATCATCAAGACTTTTCTCTCAGAACAA TCACCTCAGCGTGTAGACATAGCAGAGGTCTTTGCCGACCAGTGCAGAGAGAACCTCGAGCTCAGTCCATGTAAGGAGATCTTCAGCAACTGCCGCAA GGTCGTTCATGACTACCTGAGTGGAGCTCCGTTTGCAGATTACCAGAACTCCATGCACTTTGACCGGTTCCTGCAGTGGAAGATGCTGGAGAG GCAACCAATCACGAAAGACACATTCAGACAGTACCGAGTGCTGGGCAAGGGGGGGTTCGGAGAG gtGTGTGCCTGCCAGGTCAGAGCAACGGGGAAGATGTACGCCtgcaagaagctggagaagaagaggataaagaagaggaaaggagagtCCATGGCGTTCAACGAAAAACAGATTCTAGAGAAAGTCAACAGTAGATTTGTT GTGAGCTTAGCATATGCATACGAGACCAAAGACGCTCTGTGTCTGGTGCTGACCATCATGAACGGCGGAGACCTGAAGTTTCACATCTACAACATGGGCACGCCGGGATTCGAGAAGGACAGGGTCCAATTTTACGCAGCTCAGATCTGCTGTGGACTGGAGGACCTGCACAGGGAATGCATTGTCTACAG GGACCTGAAACCGGAGAATATCCTATTAGATGACAATG GACACATCCGTATTTCTGATCTGGGGCTGGCCATCAAAGTGCCTAAAGGGGACCTCATCCGAGGCAGGGTGGGGACTGTTGGTTATATGG CTCCGGAGGTGATAAACAATGAAAAGTACGGCATGAGTCCTGATTGCTGGGGTCTGGGATGTCTCGTCTACGAGATGACCGCTGGACGATCGCCCTTCCGCGCCCGCAAAGAGCGAGTGAAGCgggaagaggtggagaggagggtgcaggaggaagaggaagagtacAGCGACAAGTTTACAGAGGACACCAAGGCCGTCTGTAGATTG CTGCTGACCAAAGACCCTAAGCAGAGGCTGGGGTGCCAGGCAGATGGAGCAGCGGGTGTCAAGGCCCACTCATTTTTCAAGAACATCAACTTCAAGAGGCTGGAGGCTGGAATAGTGGAGCCGCCCTTTGTGCCTGAT CCTCGGGCAGTGTACTGCAAGGATGTTTTGGACATAGAGCAGTTCTCCACGGTCAAGGGAGTAAATTTGGACCAAACTGACAATGACTTCTACTCCAAATTTACTACAGGCTGCGTTTCCATCCCATGGCAGAATGAG atgATAGAAACTGAATGCTTCAgagatttgaatgtgtttggGCCTCAAGGGACGAGACCCCCAGATCTGGACTGGAATCAGCCTCCAGAGCCGCCCAGACGCAGCCTGTTGGACAGGATCTTCAGGAGGCAT CACCCAGAGGTGTCTATTTCCCACAGCCGTGTGCAGTCTTCCAGTGTGAACTCTGTGGACTCCATGTCCAActctgccccctag